In the genome of Paracoccus tegillarcae, one region contains:
- a CDS encoding SDR family NAD(P)-dependent oxidoreductase — protein MTDKKTAIVTGAATGIGRATALRFAKDGYNVVLNGRSKDGLTELAGEIGEDITAVAQGDVSSTEDAANIVKIAVETFGRIDVVVNNAGVVKPGTAETLSDEDFQAMLAINVGGVRNVTLAALPELRKTKGNVVNVSSVSGMGGDWGMYGYNTSKGAVSLMTMGLALELGTAGVRVNAVAPATTNTRLASGLQENPAAMQALASRIPMGRLVEPEEVANVVAFLAGPDASFVSGVVLPVDGGLSASNGQPNFLALT, from the coding sequence ATGACCGACAAGAAAACAGCCATCGTTACGGGTGCCGCGACCGGGATTGGTCGCGCGACCGCGCTGCGATTTGCCAAGGACGGCTATAATGTTGTGCTGAACGGGCGCAGCAAGGACGGACTGACCGAACTGGCCGGGGAAATCGGCGAGGATATCACCGCCGTGGCCCAGGGCGACGTGTCGAGCACCGAGGATGCCGCGAATATCGTCAAGATCGCCGTCGAGACATTCGGGCGCATCGATGTGGTCGTCAACAATGCCGGCGTGGTCAAGCCCGGCACGGCAGAGACGCTGTCGGACGAGGATTTTCAGGCCATGCTGGCGATCAATGTCGGCGGCGTTCGCAATGTGACGCTGGCCGCTTTACCCGAACTGCGCAAGACCAAGGGCAACGTCGTCAATGTATCCTCGGTCTCCGGCATGGGCGGTGATTGGGGCATGTATGGGTACAACACCTCGAAAGGCGCGGTCAGCCTGATGACCATGGGGCTGGCGCTGGAACTCGGCACGGCAGGCGTGCGGGTCAATGCCGTCGCGCCGGCCACCACCAATACGCGTCTGGCCAGCGGCTTGCAGGAAAATCCTGCGGCAATGCAGGCTCTGGCCTCGCGGATCCCGATGGGTCGTCTGGTCGAGCCCGAAGAAGTCGCCAATGTGGTGGCCTTTCTTGCCGGGCCCGATGCCAGCTTTGTCAGCGGCGTGGTCCTGCCGGTCGATGGCGGTTTGTCGGCGTCGAACGGTCAGCCCAACTTCCTGGCACTGACCTGA
- the acnA gene encoding aconitate hydratase AcnA: MPIVTGTDTAKTRRTLKAGGQEIAYYSIPAATEAGLGDFSKLPASLKVVLENMLRFEDDGKTVSVDDIKAFAEWAEKGGKNPREIAYRPARVLMQDFTGVPAVVDLAAMRDGIVALGGDAQKINPLNPVDLVIDHSVMIDEFGTPRAFQFNVEREYERNMERYTFLKWGQKAFNNFRVVPPGTGICHQVNLEYLAQTVWTDKDQTGTEVAYPDTLVGTDSHTTMVNGLAVLGWGVGGIEAEAAMLGQPISMLIPEVVGFKVSGALKEGVTATDLVLKVVAMLREHGVVSKFVEFYGDGLDNMPLADRATIANMAPEYGATCGFFPIDDETLRYLEQTGRDKDRIALVKDYAQANGMWRDKGYDPVYTSTLELDLGDVVPAISGPKRPQDHTPLDQSAKAFYDLIKGQRFPEESAKQEKDWNAEGGAREPGYVPGGCHDGFSEGAVEGEDYTLHDGSIVIASITSCTNTSNPYVLMAAGLVARKARALGLNRKPWVKTSLAPGSQVVSEYLEAAGLQDDLDALGFNLVGYGCTTCIGNSGPLEPAISKSINDNDLVAVSVLSGNRNFEGRISPDVRANYLASPPLVVAYAIAGDMNIDLTRDPLGQDKDGNDVYLKDVWPSSKEVADLVNSVVTREMFIEKYADVFKGDERWQAVEVTDSETYDWPSASTYIQNPPYFQGMSKKPGEIGDVKGARVLALLGDMITTDHISPAGSFKDSTPAGQYLTERQVSPREFNSYGSRRGNHEVMMRGTFANIRIKNEMLDGVEGGYTKGPDGEQAAIYDAAMAYEDQGTPLVVIGGKEYGAGSSRDWAAKGTNLLGVKAVIAESFERIHRSNLIGMGVIPFEFTDGDSRASLNLTGDEQFTIEGLGDVKPLQVVEAQVKYADGTEKTIKLKARIDTEVEIDYLKNGGVLHYVLRNLAAA, encoded by the coding sequence ATGCCCATCGTCACCGGAACCGATACCGCCAAGACCCGCCGCACTTTGAAAGCCGGCGGGCAAGAGATTGCCTATTACTCCATCCCCGCCGCCACCGAGGCCGGTCTGGGCGATTTTTCCAAACTGCCGGCCAGCCTCAAAGTCGTGCTGGAAAACATGTTGCGCTTTGAGGATGACGGCAAGACCGTCAGCGTGGACGACATCAAGGCCTTCGCCGAATGGGCGGAAAAGGGCGGCAAGAACCCGCGCGAGATTGCCTATCGTCCGGCCCGCGTCCTGATGCAGGATTTCACCGGCGTTCCGGCCGTGGTCGACCTTGCGGCGATGCGCGACGGCATCGTGGCACTGGGCGGTGACGCGCAAAAGATCAACCCGCTGAACCCGGTCGATCTGGTCATCGACCATTCGGTCATGATCGACGAATTCGGCACTCCGCGCGCGTTCCAGTTCAATGTCGAACGCGAATACGAACGCAACATGGAGCGTTATACCTTTTTGAAATGGGGTCAGAAGGCATTCAACAACTTCCGCGTGGTACCGCCCGGCACCGGCATCTGCCACCAGGTGAACCTGGAATATCTGGCCCAGACCGTCTGGACCGACAAGGACCAGACCGGAACCGAGGTCGCCTATCCTGACACGCTGGTCGGCACCGACAGCCACACGACCATGGTCAATGGTCTGGCCGTTCTGGGCTGGGGCGTCGGCGGGATCGAGGCCGAGGCCGCGATGCTGGGTCAGCCGATCTCGATGCTGATCCCCGAGGTTGTGGGCTTCAAGGTCTCGGGCGCGCTGAAAGAAGGCGTAACGGCGACCGACCTTGTGCTGAAGGTCGTGGCGATGCTGCGCGAGCACGGCGTGGTCAGCAAGTTCGTCGAATTTTATGGCGACGGACTGGACAACATGCCGCTGGCAGACCGCGCGACCATCGCCAATATGGCACCCGAATATGGCGCAACCTGCGGCTTCTTCCCGATCGATGATGAAACCCTGCGCTATCTGGAACAGACCGGTCGCGACAAGGATCGCATCGCGCTGGTCAAGGACTATGCCCAAGCCAATGGCATGTGGCGCGACAAGGGCTATGACCCTGTCTACACCTCGACGCTGGAACTGGATCTGGGCGATGTCGTCCCTGCGATCTCTGGCCCCAAGCGCCCGCAGGATCACACCCCGCTGGATCAGTCGGCCAAGGCTTTCTACGACCTGATCAAGGGTCAGCGTTTCCCCGAGGAAAGCGCAAAGCAGGAAAAAGACTGGAATGCCGAGGGCGGCGCACGCGAACCGGGTTATGTGCCGGGCGGTTGCCATGACGGCTTTTCCGAGGGCGCGGTCGAGGGCGAGGATTACACCTTGCACGACGGGTCCATCGTGATCGCCTCGATCACCTCGTGCACCAACACCTCGAACCCTTATGTGCTGATGGCCGCCGGTCTGGTCGCCCGCAAGGCGCGTGCGCTTGGGCTGAACCGCAAACCTTGGGTCAAGACATCGCTGGCGCCCGGCTCTCAGGTGGTTTCGGAATATCTTGAGGCCGCCGGCCTGCAAGACGATCTGGACGCATTGGGCTTTAACCTCGTGGGTTATGGCTGCACCACCTGCATCGGCAACTCTGGCCCGCTGGAGCCGGCGATTTCCAAGTCGATCAACGACAACGATCTGGTCGCTGTGTCGGTCCTGTCGGGCAACCGCAACTTCGAGGGCCGCATCTCGCCCGACGTTCGCGCCAACTATCTGGCCAGCCCTCCGCTGGTGGTGGCCTATGCGATTGCGGGTGACATGAATATCGACCTGACCCGCGATCCGTTGGGCCAGGACAAGGATGGCAACGATGTCTACCTGAAGGACGTCTGGCCCTCGTCCAAAGAGGTTGCGGATCTGGTCAACAGCGTCGTCACCCGCGAGATGTTCATCGAGAAATACGCCGACGTCTTCAAGGGCGACGAACGCTGGCAGGCCGTCGAGGTCACCGATAGCGAGACCTATGACTGGCCTTCCGCCTCGACCTATATCCAGAACCCGCCCTATTTCCAGGGCATGTCGAAAAAGCCGGGCGAGATCGGCGACGTCAAGGGCGCGCGCGTTCTGGCGCTGCTGGGCGACATGATCACCACCGATCACATCAGCCCCGCAGGTTCGTTCAAGGACAGCACCCCGGCCGGCCAATATCTGACCGAGCGTCAGGTCTCGCCGCGCGAATTCAACAGCTATGGTTCGCGTCGCGGCAACCACGAGGTGATGATGCGCGGCACCTTCGCCAATATCCGCATCAAGAACGAGATGCTGGATGGCGTCGAGGGCGGCTATACCAAGGGCCCCGATGGCGAACAGGCGGCGATATATGACGCGGCCATGGCCTATGAGGATCAGGGCACGCCGCTGGTCGTGATCGGCGGCAAGGAATACGGCGCCGGTTCAAGCCGAGACTGGGCTGCCAAGGGCACCAACCTCTTGGGCGTCAAGGCGGTCATTGCCGAAAGCTTTGAGCGGATCCACCGTTCCAACCTGATCGGCATGGGTGTCATCCCGTTCGAGTTCACCGATGGCGACAGCCGCGCCTCGTTGAACCTGACCGGCGATGAGCAGTTCACCATCGAGGGGCTGGGCGACGTAAAGCCGCTGCAGGTCGTCGAGGCGCAGGTCAAATATGCTGACGGCACCGAAAAGACGATCAAGCTGAAAGCCCGGATCGATACCGAGGTCGAGATCGACTATCTCAAGAACGGCGGCGTGCTGCATTACGTTCTGCGGAATCTGGCCGCAGCCTGA
- a CDS encoding DUF1223 domain-containing protein yields MNTQNRHSPAALPMNRPVPHPYSLRCLPAAALAALLLVVAPGQLAAQDRSPDTADARVATTEQPRTDPYADAPIIEAPEASGMNSFVDGLGAAAPTIALSNMPGAPVVVELFTSQGCNSCPPADAMLADLAQDPDVLPLSFHVDYWDYLGWKDAFASPEFTRRQQGYARSVGERAVYTPQIIVGGQDTAPSIQPVELMGMIDAHRTSPALVSVTDHIEGDRQVVELTPLSDLGGSVAVILVRFAPSRTVEVKAGENSGRSITYLNVVLDMARLADWDGRAPLRLTIGGDAASGQDFPPDTRHAILIQRMSGAKGQMPGAILTALTLD; encoded by the coding sequence ATGAACACCCAGAATCGCCATTCACCAGCCGCATTGCCCATGAACCGCCCTGTTCCGCACCCTTATTCATTGCGATGCCTGCCCGCCGCAGCACTTGCTGCGTTGCTGCTGGTTGTTGCGCCGGGCCAGCTTGCGGCGCAAGATCGCAGCCCTGATACGGCCGACGCGCGCGTTGCCACCACCGAGCAGCCGCGAACCGATCCTTATGCCGACGCGCCCATCATCGAGGCGCCCGAGGCGTCGGGGATGAACAGCTTTGTCGATGGTCTGGGCGCAGCCGCGCCGACAATCGCCTTGTCGAACATGCCCGGTGCGCCCGTGGTGGTCGAGCTGTTCACATCGCAGGGCTGCAATTCCTGTCCGCCGGCGGATGCGATGCTGGCGGATCTGGCCCAGGATCCCGATGTGCTGCCGCTGTCCTTTCACGTCGATTACTGGGATTACCTTGGCTGGAAGGATGCCTTCGCCAGTCCCGAATTCACCCGCCGCCAGCAGGGTTATGCCCGCAGCGTTGGTGAGCGCGCGGTCTATACACCGCAGATCATCGTCGGCGGGCAGGATACCGCACCCTCGATCCAGCCCGTCGAACTGATGGGCATGATCGACGCGCATCGCACCTCTCCTGCGCTGGTCAGCGTGACCGACCATATCGAGGGCGATCGTCAGGTGGTCGAACTGACACCGCTGTCGGATCTGGGCGGCAGCGTGGCGGTGATACTGGTTCGCTTTGCACCAAGCCGCACCGTCGAGGTAAAGGCCGGCGAGAATAGCGGCCGCTCGATCACCTATCTCAATGTCGTGCTGGACATGGCCCGGCTGGCTGACTGGGATGGCCGCGCACCGTTGCGGCTGACCATCGGCGGCGATGCCGCCAGCGGACAGGATTTCCCGCCCGATACGCGGCATGCGATCCTGATCCAGCGCATGTCGGGCGCCAAGGGGCAGATGCCCGGCGCGATCCTGACCGCGCTGACGCTGGATTAA
- a CDS encoding EamA family transporter: MTDWIISISGTAEGARIASILAISAAFLHAVFGALQKGRHDPWISRAAIDASYGLMALPVVLFVVPWPEPHMWPVLGGAMIIHIVYKLAQASTYQRGAYTVVYPVVRGTAPLITIIAASLIFHERYNLTQWSGVLLLVAGILGLAIYNLRKLTVGRDTLLPALGWALFTGVMVAAYTTYDAWGIRLAADPFTFLFWFFLLDSLFMPMISWRRIAALPVAERASLAARGFTGAVVAFASFGSIMLATRIDEVGRAAALRETSTVFAALVGWVILGEKVGPRRLALMAMIAAGAVIVEYAG; this comes from the coding sequence ATGACCGACTGGATCATCAGCATTTCCGGCACCGCCGAAGGGGCGCGCATCGCCTCTATCCTGGCGATCTCGGCGGCGTTTCTGCATGCGGTGTTCGGCGCCTTGCAAAAGGGACGCCATGACCCCTGGATCAGCCGCGCGGCGATTGATGCCAGCTATGGGCTGATGGCCTTGCCGGTGGTGCTGTTCGTCGTGCCCTGGCCCGAGCCGCATATGTGGCCGGTGCTGGGCGGCGCGATGATCATTCACATCGTCTACAAACTGGCGCAGGCATCGACCTATCAGCGCGGTGCCTATACGGTCGTTTATCCCGTGGTCCGCGGGACCGCGCCGCTGATCACCATCATCGCCGCCAGCCTGATCTTTCACGAGCGTTACAACCTGACGCAATGGTCGGGCGTCTTGCTGTTGGTCGCCGGTATTCTGGGGCTGGCGATCTATAACCTGCGCAAGCTGACTGTCGGGCGCGATACGCTGCTGCCGGCGCTTGGCTGGGCGCTGTTTACCGGCGTGATGGTCGCGGCCTATACCACCTATGATGCCTGGGGCATCCGGCTGGCCGCTGATCCGTTCACCTTTCTGTTCTGGTTCTTTCTGCTCGATTCGCTGTTCATGCCGATGATTTCATGGCGCCGGATCGCTGCGCTGCCGGTGGCCGAACGCGCCTCGCTGGCGGCGCGAGGCTTTACCGGCGCGGTGGTGGCGTTTGCCAGCTTTGGCTCGATCATGCTGGCCACGCGCATCGACGAGGTCGGACGCGCCGCCGCCTTGCGTGAAACCTCGACTGTCTTTGCGGCCCTTGTGGGTTGGGTCATCCTGGGCGAAAAGGTGGGGCCGCGCCGGCTGGCCCTTATGGCCATGATCGCAGCCGGGGCGGTGATCGTGGAATATGCCGGATAA
- a CDS encoding inner membrane-spanning protein YciB, giving the protein MSKTSSGKLKALLEYGPLLVFFVVFLLLRDRTVSIMGQDYSGFIVATLVFIPVLVLSTLGLWRLTGRLSPMQIATLVLVIVFGGLSVWLNDPRFFKIKPTIIYVLFAGLLGFAYLADKHWLEAVLSEALPMRAEGWRKLTLRMALMFLGLAIANEIVWRTMSETNWVYFKTFGLPLLLFVFLMGNAGLFKAYGIERDE; this is encoded by the coding sequence ATGAGCAAGACGTCATCAGGCAAGCTGAAAGCCCTGTTGGAATACGGGCCTTTGTTGGTCTTTTTCGTGGTATTCCTGCTGCTGCGCGACCGCACGGTTTCGATCATGGGGCAGGATTACTCGGGCTTTATCGTTGCCACGCTGGTATTTATCCCGGTGCTGGTGCTGTCGACGCTGGGGCTGTGGCGGCTGACGGGCAGGCTGTCGCCGATGCAGATCGCCACGCTGGTTCTGGTTATCGTGTTTGGCGGGTTGTCGGTCTGGCTGAACGATCCGCGCTTTTTCAAGATCAAGCCGACGATCATCTATGTGCTGTTTGCGGGCCTTCTGGGCTTTGCCTATCTGGCTGACAAACACTGGCTCGAGGCTGTGCTGTCCGAGGCGCTGCCCATGCGCGCCGAGGGCTGGCGCAAACTGACGCTGCGCATGGCGCTGATGTTTCTGGGGCTGGCGATTGCCAATGAGATCGTCTGGCGGACCATGTCCGAGACCAACTGGGTCTATTTCAAAACCTTCGGTCTGCCGCTGCTTTTGTTCGTGTTCCTGATGGGCAATGCAGGCCTGTTCAAGGCCTATGGAATAGAGCGCGACGAATAG
- a CDS encoding DUF726 domain-containing protein, which produces MHLNSDLSGMPDALQQAAALADHAPIIIMVHGYRFSPSQTRHDPHRHILALDPRCVAAPIPSWPRALGFDGEDHSEGLAIGFGWEARGSLRSVYHRAGQTGRSLARLVEALSQAAGRPIALIGHSLGARVLLSALHHAPRGTIGRMVLLAAAEFRCAAAQALDTAAGERAEVLNITSRENDLFDFGLEVLVSAARKQAVGFGLERPRPNWIDIQIDDRATLVMLDALGFPMDGRARRLSHWTPYLRGGVFDFYRTALRQPWALPLNLLRRELPAQVEPRWSRLLAPPDSIGGLRA; this is translated from the coding sequence ATGCATCTCAATTCGGATCTGTCGGGTATGCCCGACGCGCTGCAGCAGGCAGCGGCACTGGCCGATCACGCGCCAATCATCATCATGGTGCATGGTTATCGCTTTTCGCCCAGCCAGACGCGCCACGATCCTCATCGTCATATCCTTGCGCTCGACCCCCGTTGCGTCGCTGCACCGATCCCGTCATGGCCGCGCGCGCTTGGCTTTGACGGCGAAGATCACAGCGAAGGGCTGGCCATCGGCTTTGGCTGGGAGGCACGGGGATCGCTGCGCAGCGTTTATCATCGGGCTGGCCAGACCGGTCGGTCACTGGCCCGGCTGGTCGAGGCGCTGTCGCAAGCGGCGGGCCGCCCCATCGCATTGATCGGGCATTCGCTTGGCGCGCGGGTGTTGCTATCGGCGCTGCATCATGCACCCAGGGGCACCATCGGACGCATGGTCCTGCTGGCCGCGGCCGAGTTCCGCTGCGCCGCCGCCCAGGCGCTTGACACAGCCGCCGGCGAACGCGCCGAGGTGCTGAACATCACGTCGCGCGAAAATGACCTGTTCGATTTCGGGCTAGAGGTGCTGGTGTCAGCCGCCCGCAAGCAGGCCGTTGGCTTTGGGCTGGAACGGCCACGGCCAAACTGGATCGACATTCAGATCGACGACCGCGCGACGCTGGTCATGCTGGATGCGCTTGGTTTTCCGATGGATGGCCGCGCGCGGCGCCTGTCGCATTGGACGCCTTATCTGCGTGGCGGGGTCTTTGACTTCTACCGCACGGCGCTGCGCCAGCCCTGGGCGCTGCCCCTGAACCTGCTGCGCCGGGAACTGCCCGCTCAGGTCGAGCCGCGCTGGTCACGACTGCTGGCACCGCCTGACAGCATCGGCGGCCTGCGCGCCTGA